GTGTGATCGCCGGAGAAACAAGAGGATGTGAATGTCCAAATCGCTTCACATGGGAAGGAACATGCATATCCTTCCATGATCTCTTTATGCATTTTTTTTTGTTTCCAGAATGATTTCTCTCTTGTTTTTCAACTCAACCCACTCGGGGTGACTGGGGTACTACAGTAACACTAGTCTAGTACTAATTCCGCCTGTTGTAACAGGTCAAATTTAGATGGGAATCTAAAGCATCTAACTGCATCCTCTACAGGAGCAGCAGCAACAGGAGCTAGTAGTGACACACACTATGTGAGAGTCAGCCATGGTCTCCCGGCCCCGTCCATCGCACGGTCTGTTCCTGTTCGTCCCGAGCCCCGGCAGCGCGGCAGGCGGCAGGCGGCAGGCCACAGCACAGAGCAGCACTGCATGCAGCCTGCTGCCAGCGTACCTGAAGCCGAATCATGCGGCGTGCGCACTGCGACTGCGACGGCGTGTGAAGCCGAATCACGATGCTCGCCGGGCCCACTGCTCGGTGCCCACGGCCACGGGCGGGCAAATCTCAGTCTCGGACAAATCCCAAATCCCACCGTCCGCCAGACCCGCTGCGCCCAGGGGGACCCACTGGTCTATGGACCTGCTACACACGGGTCTGAGCCCGGTGTATGGACACTGATAGCAGTACTAGAGTATCTATTTTTTTTTGCTATGGGCCCCAATGCTGAATGCTGACACTAGTGTGGTCGCATATGGACCTGGTGTATACCTGCCTACAGTCCGGGGGATGGCATTGAGACCCGCGTCTACGTGGACTCCAAGGGGGCGGCACGTGCTCGTACGCAGGCTCACGACAAGCGAGACAGGATCGTCACTGGGACAGAGGAGGGCCCACTTTGCCGCGTCtcaggggagggagagagagagaggagagaatcTGACGAGGGGGGAGTTTGCTAGCGAGAGCGCGAGACTGACCTTGCCGTCGTATTCCCGGCGGGAGAGCACCTCGGGGGCGATGTACGCCGGCGTGCCGACCGTCGACTTGGGCTTCGAGTGCAGCAGCGACGACTGCAACCAAAAGGACCACGGTGGAGAAGAAAGTAGGCGTCAGTTACTTATGAGTGCGACGTCCACCGATACTTTCTTCAAGCAGGTTCAGTGTGTCACGCAACGCAAGAGAAAATGAACAGGTTCCATAGGCAGGCAGAGGAGCATTCTCGGGTGAGCAGCAGAGCAGAGCAAGCAAAGCTGGAAAGGGGGCCGCCGCCTTCTGACGGAAAGTCCGTCTGCTTTTAGAAGAAGAAAAAACCGAGGAGGACGAACAGACCTTGGAGTAACCGAAGTCGCAGATCTTGAGGCGAGGCGCCGGGCTGCCGTCCAGCAGCGTGTTCTCCAGCTTCAAGTCTCGGTGGCAGATTTGCTGCAAATCCACAAGAAAAAAAAATAATCTCGCGTTTTGGACACGTCGCTGTttgctgaaagaaagaaaaaagtcGTTCTTTTTTTTTCGTTATCTTTTATTTACCATGGAGTGGCAGTAGCTGACGCCACAAATCAGCTGCTGGAAGAAGTACCTCGCCTGCAATGCAAGGACAGCACAGTCGCAGTCAGCCAGCATTCACACGAATTACTACCAGCACAAAGGAATCCCATCCCCCGGCATGCGTGATTCGGGCAAGCAACCGGTCCTCACCTCGTCCTCGCTGAACCTCCCGGCGTTGCAGATCCGGTCGAACAGCTCGCCGCCGGCGGCGTACTCCATCACGATCGCCAGGTGCGTCGGCGTCAGCACCACCTGCAGGAGGAAACGAGCTTTAGCACAAGCCCTTCACCGggcaacacacacacacaaacacaAAACATCGCGTTTTTCGCCGACCTCCTTGAACCGGATGATGTTGGGGTGGCGCAGCGAGCGGTGGTTGATGATCTCCCTCGCCACATTCTCGTCGATCTGCAAGCGCAAACGAGCGATTCACATGTCAGCAAACGCCCTGGATCTCACGCGAACCCGTCTCGGGAGCTCGTCGGTACTCGGTTCCACCAGTCCAGAGCGCCGGACCTTTTGGCCCCGGGGGATGTACTTCATGGCGACCAGCTCCTTGGTCTCCTTGTTCCGCATGAGCCGCGCCACGCCGAAGTTGCCGGCGCCGATGTCCTTCAGCAGCTCGTACTTCTCCATGGCTCCGAGGTCGCGTGCGGGGCGGGGAGGGCCGCGGCAGCTGTCTGCTCGATCGGGCCGGGCGGCCGTTGGGGTTGGGGCGGCTTTGGAAGCTTCGCTGGGGTGGGGACTGGaaaggggaggaggaggagggggagggaaaGCGCGGAAGGGGAGGATTCGAAGCTTGAGGAGGAGGCCTCTTGCTCGCTCGTCCGGTTCTTCGCTGGGACGAGTCCGGCACCTATGTATGGGTGCGGTGCTGAGGAGTCCGTTTTTATTCGATGATTAGTTTATTTAGCTTTCGATCGCCATGGTGTGGCGTTCTTGAATTGCGGTGATTAGTTTATTTAACTGTTTCCTGAAAAAAAATCAGGGTTGCGGTTTGAACCCTTGATTTCTTTCTCATTGCGTGCTCTGCTAAAGTTTTTTTGCTGGTTATTTATGAactttattttttaaaaaaacaggCACGCCCACCGTTCACCACTGAGAAACAAGGTACCCATAACAACGTCTCCAAGACAACAGAGTGGTATTTTTGAGAAAGAAACGTAGCCGCAAATGCAGGCGACTATATTAGCACCTTGTTTGTTTAAGCTAAGCTAGAATCTAGACCAAAACGTTCCATGTCAGAATGTTTTTAAACTAATCAAGATACGTTCATATCACTGGTGATTACTGATTACTGAACTGGGCAGAATTCAGTTTCCAGTCTCTTCCTTTGTCGTGGAGTAACCATACCAACGGTAAAGGGCATGTTCAGTAACAATATTTTAAAACATGTTTTTAATACTATACTTTGTAATTGTCATAATAGTAATATAATTTTAGCCATCTTCAAAAATATTACCTATTGTTTAGATATAACGTTATAGCTATGGTATAGCCATGGTATTCGACAAAAGTTAGTCATGTTTTGAAATTTTTGGGTTTAAGTGGATTTTTCAATCTATTAAAACAACATGGTATCTAGAATACCACAGTATTGTTTAAAAGTATTGTTTAGATATAACGTTATAACCATGATATTTGACAAAAGCTAGTCATGTCTTGAATTTTTTAGGTTTGAGTGGATTTTTCAATCTATTAAAACAACATGGTATCTAGAATACCACAGGATGGCACACAGGTCCAGTTCTGGGATGACATATGGTTGGGATCTACGCCCTTGAGAGCCTAATATTATTGTCTTTATAATATCGCCAGAGCTAAAAAGGCCACTATTGCCGATGTACTCAGTTCCTCCCCACCAAATATTTCTTGACGAAGGGCTTTAGTAGGGAACAAGTTAGTAGCTTGGAATAGATTACTTCCTCGCGTTGCTAACCTCACCATAAGGTCAGAACCTGAACATTTCACTCGAAACTAACACATAACGGTATTTTCCGGTATTTTCTCGGTGAAATCATTCTACCATGCCCTGATTCGGGTGGGCTCCCCAAATCTGAACAAAAGTATTTGGAAGATTAGAGCACCTCTCAATGTCAAAGTCTTTCTTTGGTACCTCCATAGAAGTGTGCTACTCACGAAAGATAATTTAGCTAGGCGCAATTGGATAGGTAATAGCACCTGCTGCTTCTGTCATCTTGAAGAAACCATATATCTCTTTTTCGAATGCAGATTCACGAGAGCAGTATGGTCCTTTTTCATTGTGTGTCTAACATGCCGCAACCTGCATCGGGCAGAATTCAGTTTCCACTATCAGGGCCGTCTTTGAGTTTTTTAGGCCCTGGTGCAAAACATAAAAGTAGACGCTATAACCTATAGTACATAGTGATAAAAAATAGTCTAAAATGGGCTCTTTATATTTGATCTATTATCATATTCTTATCCTCTCATATTATCTATTTTAAAGTCAAGAATTTGCCGATCATTTTACAAAATATCAAACAATATTTACCTTCTTAAATTAATTATATTAAAAAACTCAAAATTTTGAGGCCCAAAAAAGTTAGGGGCCCTGTGTCGTCGCCCGAGATGCACTGTGCAGTAGCCAGGCATGCACTCTCTTCCTTTGTCGTGGAGTAACCGTGCCAATGGTTGGGATCCTGTTCAGTAACTGTATTTTAGCATCATGGTTTTTTAAAATACTATACTTTGTAATTATCATGATAATACCATAATTTTAGCCATCTTCAAAAATATTATCTATTGTTTAGATACAACGTTATAATCATGGTATTCAGCAAAAGCTAGACATGTCTTAAAATTTTTGGATTTGAGTGAAGTTTCCTATCTATAAAAATATCATGGTATCTATAATACACGGTTTTGAAAATGCAGTCTTTAGAAATACAACCAAACACCTCATAGTATAATATACTACAATATTTCTATGAACCATGGTATTGCTTATAAAGTACTATCTCTGTcctaaattaaaattcgttttggGGTTTTAATGGATTCACACGATACTTAATTTAATTTATGTATTTTATATACGGGTCTATATTTATCATTGCTTATTTGAATATAGAcgtaaaaatcaagagctaaaataAATACTAATTTAGGTGAGAGgaagtataaaaataattgtctCCCAAATAGACCCAAATTGTTTTGGCGTAGTCGCCAATACCTTCTTTTTTTTAACCAATGGGCGCCCTATTTCATTGTTGAAGAAGTTGGACATGATAAGGTCATTCTCAATGTATAGTTTGGTGAcaagtttcatataataattagaATGCCATATCAGATTTTTGTTGATATGGCATCATATTTATTATGAAATGAATAGAACTTGTTTCATCACTATGAAAACATGTCAACTCATTTACAAGACATTGGAAAACGCATGAAACCACTATTGAGAACAAATTGTTTAATCTCCATTCATTTCATACATTTCTATTGGCTATTTAGATGCTACACTTAATTGGCATTGTAGTCGAAACTTTATATTGAGAGAGTATGTTTTATTCTTTATTTCATCTCGGTCTTGATGATGTGGTAGTATTGGTAATAATGCAATCAAACTCTCATCGAGAGTAGCCTAATAATAACATCTAAGATAGAAAAGAGATCATATGAGGGCTATTTTCTCCGAACGAGgaaactcaatttttagctcctgTCATTTTGCCCCTACGGCAGGGATGGCATCCACCCTAGAGAAAGACATCTCGAACAATGGGGCCCGACTGAGGGTATGGGCCCCAGTATGAGTGTATGATTCCAAGAACATGGTAAGAATAAGGTAGGTAGTAGCAAGTGGAATTTTATGTTCGTGTAACCTCTCTCTTCTCATGCGCTATAAAAAACAAGAGATAGAACAGACGGAAACGAGAGATAGAACTAACAGATGGATGGAGATCCGATCGCTGGTAAGACTCACCTAAGCTAACCACGCCACACTCTTGCACGAGAGTTCACTTGGTCGGCAAGGCATGTATAAAGATAGATTAGAACTATTAGACTAAAACTCCCACCAAGACTAAAAGGGGAGAGAAACCAACACAAGCATGGCTCAAAAACAGGAGATCGAAGCATGATCCAGCACGAAATAATATGGACCGGACTAGCACGACTCTCAGACGAGCCTAGATCGGGTCTCAAATTCTGGCCCATCAGTCCCCCGACATGGCCCGCACACATGGATCGAGCTTGGACCGACACGACCTGATGAAGTCTATAttgtttaatttctttaatttagtaaccTATGGACTTATATGTTGTAATATTTATACTTTATGTGACCAAATGATGATCTCATTATTTAATACCTTTAATTTAGTAAGTCATGGACTTCATGTGGTTGTAATATTTAAACTTTATGTGGTTCAAATATATGAGCCAAGTTTAGGCcgacacggccagacaaaggcacGATGTAGCTTTAGGGTCGGCCTGAGCC
This portion of the Zea mays cultivar B73 chromosome 2, Zm-B73-REFERENCE-NAM-5.0, whole genome shotgun sequence genome encodes:
- the gpm300 gene encoding Serine/threonine-protein kinase SAPK7, translated to MEKYELLKDIGAGNFGVARLMRNKETKELVAMKYIPRGQKIDENVAREIINHRSLRHPNIIRFKEVVLTPTHLAIVMEYAAGGELFDRICNAGRFSEDEARYFFQQLICGVSYCHSMQICHRDLKLENTLLDGSPAPRLKICDFGYSKSSLLHSKPKSTVGTPAYIAPEVLSRREYDGKTADVWSCGVTLYVMLVGGYPFEDPDDPKNFRKTIGRIMSIQYKIPEYVHVSQDCKELLSRIFVANSAKRITIREIRNHPWFLKNLPRELTEAAQAMYYKKDNSAPTYSVQSVEEIMKIVEKARTPPPSSTPVAGFGWAEEDEQEDSKDPDEEHEDGEDEYEKQVKQVHASGEFHLSC